Proteins encoded together in one Neobacillus sp. FSL H8-0543 window:
- a CDS encoding DUF2187 family protein, which produces MATVKIGDVISFKREGEEHEGKVTGIRENSVMVQYGFSKTKDEPLTTIVNHKNYKIKQSD; this is translated from the coding sequence ATGGCCACTGTGAAAATTGGCGATGTTATTTCCTTTAAACGTGAAGGAGAAGAACATGAAGGAAAAGTAACGGGCATTAGGGAAAACTCTGTAATGGTTCAATACGGATTTTCAAAAACGAAAGATGAACCACTTACAACCATAGTTAATCATAAAAACTACAAAATTAAACAATCGGATTGA
- a CDS encoding cold-shock protein produces the protein MEQGKVKWFNAEKGFGFIEREAGDDVFVHFSAIQSEGFKSLDEGQAVTFEVEQGQRGPQATNVRKA, from the coding sequence ATGGAACAAGGTAAAGTGAAATGGTTTAACGCAGAAAAAGGATTCGGATTTATCGAACGCGAAGCAGGAGACGACGTATTCGTACACTTCTCAGCTATCCAAAGCGAAGGTTTCAAATCTTTAGACGAAGGTCAAGCAGTAACATTTGAAGTAGAACAAGGTCAACGTGGACCCCAAGCTACTAACGTTCGCAAAGCATAA
- a CDS encoding HAD family hydrolase yields MKCISIDLDGTLLNSQHQISEENLEVLNKLQELGHCVILNTGRAYADVIKLKALQNMELPIFCINGSILYSAARERLYEATLTTSAYEEIFAILQGLGVGILVYTNYGGFPSTLPPLHGKTKEELNSLFQEFNYDEILEKDNLKIYKLIALLQENQLDKIEVVKTALTGRTDISTATSFPNIMEITSIEANKGKALLRYQQMMDLSFDEIIAFGDGGNDLAQFEVATTSVAMGNAPLAIQQKADIITKTNDEDGFAYAVRHLLDLLKTDEKISIS; encoded by the coding sequence ATGAAATGTATTTCAATTGATTTAGACGGCACTTTATTAAACTCACAGCATCAAATATCTGAGGAGAATCTAGAAGTCCTCAACAAACTACAAGAATTAGGTCATTGTGTCATTTTAAATACGGGTCGTGCCTATGCAGATGTCATAAAATTAAAAGCGCTCCAAAATATGGAGCTTCCGATATTTTGCATTAATGGTTCTATCCTATACTCAGCGGCAAGAGAACGGTTATATGAGGCAACTTTAACAACTTCTGCTTATGAAGAAATATTTGCGATTTTACAAGGATTGGGTGTAGGAATTCTCGTATATACAAATTATGGAGGTTTCCCTTCCACCTTGCCACCGCTACATGGAAAAACAAAAGAGGAGTTAAATTCCCTTTTTCAAGAATTCAATTATGACGAAATTCTTGAAAAAGACAATCTGAAAATTTATAAACTAATTGCGTTGTTGCAAGAGAACCAATTAGACAAAATTGAAGTAGTGAAAACTGCTCTAACTGGAAGAACTGATATTTCAACCGCCACCTCTTTTCCAAACATTATGGAGATTACTTCAATTGAAGCGAATAAAGGAAAGGCTTTATTACGTTACCAGCAGATGATGGACCTATCTTTTGATGAAATTATTGCATTTGGAGATGGGGGCAATGATCTAGCTCAATTTGAAGTTGCCACTACTTCTGTTGCGATGGGAAATGCTCCTCTCGCCATTCAACAAAAAGCTGACATTATAACGAAAACTAATGACGAAGATGGGTTTGCTTATGCTGTTCGTCATCTATTAGATTTACTCAAGACAGATGAAAAAATCTCAATATCCTAG
- a CDS encoding FAD-dependent monooxygenase, translating to MSNLNLHADVCVVGGGPAGTLLGYLLAQNGVSTIIIERTSGVSREFRGEHINGDTEAILREHELFDKIEELGLLRMSKVEYFAGKDIVKTILPANDEDHVGIHVPQSNLLSAIIKESEQYNHFQILYNSTVTGLIEDDNGFYAGVHAIKDGQEIEITSKIIVGADGRYSTVRKHANILTEQRKHGYDVLWAKIPAPQGWEPTTRMVFVDGHQLALFTQTGGRIQIGWNIEEGAFPSLKKGDLQLFLEPLVNSFPELEDIVLRNIQSWKDFVCLKVVSSCSETWVKDGLVIIGDAAHTMTPTGAIGINCGLLDAHVLAPIVTRALLENNTSAQYLKQFEKNRKVRINEQQEMQIKKEESFSEIFTQLELV from the coding sequence GTGAGTAACTTGAATCTACATGCAGATGTTTGTGTTGTTGGCGGAGGACCAGCAGGGACTTTACTTGGTTACTTATTAGCCCAAAATGGTGTGTCAACCATTATAATAGAACGTACTTCCGGAGTAAGTAGGGAGTTTAGAGGCGAGCATATTAACGGAGATACAGAGGCAATCTTAAGAGAACATGAATTGTTTGATAAAATCGAAGAACTAGGTCTTCTCAGAATGAGTAAGGTTGAATACTTTGCTGGGAAAGATATCGTTAAAACGATTTTACCTGCTAACGATGAGGACCATGTGGGCATTCATGTTCCACAGTCCAATTTACTGAGTGCAATTATTAAAGAGTCAGAGCAATATAATCATTTCCAAATCCTATACAATTCAACTGTAACCGGGTTGATCGAGGATGATAATGGATTTTATGCAGGTGTTCATGCGATAAAGGATGGCCAGGAAATAGAAATCACAAGTAAGATTATCGTTGGAGCGGACGGACGATATTCTACTGTGAGGAAGCATGCGAATATCCTAACGGAACAAAGAAAGCATGGTTACGATGTATTATGGGCAAAAATTCCTGCTCCACAAGGATGGGAGCCAACGACAAGGATGGTTTTTGTTGATGGACATCAGCTTGCATTGTTCACGCAAACGGGTGGTCGCATCCAAATTGGCTGGAATATCGAAGAGGGGGCATTTCCTTCGTTGAAAAAGGGAGATCTTCAATTATTTCTGGAACCATTAGTAAACAGTTTTCCGGAATTAGAAGATATTGTCTTACGAAATATCCAATCATGGAAGGATTTTGTTTGTCTAAAGGTAGTAAGTTCGTGCAGTGAGACATGGGTTAAGGATGGCTTAGTGATCATAGGTGATGCCGCACATACAATGACCCCGACAGGAGCAATTGGAATTAATTGTGGGTTATTGGACGCTCACGTGTTAGCTCCAATCGTAACCAGAGCGCTTTTAGAAAATAACACTAGCGCACAGTATTTGAAACAATTTGAAAAGAACAGAAAAGTAAGAATCAACGAACAGCAAGAAATGCAGATAAAAAAAGAAGAATCATTTTCAGAAATATTTACTCAGCTTGAACTAGTTTAA
- a CDS encoding beta-eliminating lyase-related protein, with product MNSFSDFYKQTKYKVAGNGPRNIQVLKEALVKWDGQEDGDHYGKGKIIDEFQEKMAKYLGKEAAVFFPSGTMTQQIALRIWCDELRIKKVAYHPLSHLEIHEEDGLKELHHIETILLADKDRVIQLEDVVGLEEEIACLLLELPQREIGGQLPAYETLEAISAYCKEKGIKLHLDGARLFEILPFYEKSAVEICALFDSVYVSLYKGIGGIAGAILAGNTEFTEKSKVWKRRHGGDLISLYPYILSADYYFDKRVDKMNQYYLCAKELAEYYNQCHAVSTLPLKPVSNMFHVYFDAPKEVVEATLTEIYLETGIGLTSYLRVGNNVTTNYEVSIGDLYGQIPKEALRKAFQLLDEKMKDKLKII from the coding sequence ATGAATAGTTTTTCAGACTTTTATAAACAAACAAAATACAAAGTAGCTGGAAATGGTCCACGGAATATTCAAGTTTTAAAAGAGGCATTAGTGAAATGGGATGGCCAAGAGGATGGTGATCATTACGGTAAGGGAAAAATAATCGACGAGTTCCAAGAGAAGATGGCGAAGTATTTAGGAAAAGAGGCTGCTGTATTTTTTCCTAGTGGAACGATGACACAGCAAATCGCCTTACGGATATGGTGTGATGAGTTGAGAATAAAAAAGGTTGCTTATCATCCATTAAGTCATTTAGAGATTCATGAAGAAGATGGCTTAAAAGAATTGCATCATATTGAGACAATTTTGTTGGCGGATAAGGATCGTGTGATTCAACTAGAAGATGTGGTGGGTTTGGAAGAGGAGATTGCCTGTTTATTGCTTGAGTTACCACAGAGGGAGATTGGTGGTCAGCTACCTGCCTATGAAACACTTGAAGCGATTTCAGCTTATTGTAAGGAAAAGGGCATCAAATTACATTTGGATGGTGCTCGATTATTTGAGATTCTTCCCTTTTATGAAAAATCTGCCGTGGAAATCTGTGCGCTTTTTGATAGTGTCTATGTTTCTTTATACAAAGGAATCGGTGGGATTGCTGGAGCGATTCTTGCAGGAAATACAGAGTTTACAGAAAAATCTAAGGTATGGAAACGGCGTCATGGTGGTGATTTAATTAGCCTTTATCCGTATATCCTTAGTGCTGATTATTATTTTGATAAGCGGGTAGACAAAATGAATCAGTATTATCTCTGTGCAAAGGAACTTGCTGAGTATTATAATCAGTGTCATGCCGTTTCTACTTTGCCGTTGAAGCCTGTATCCAATATGTTTCATGTGTATTTTGATGCACCAAAAGAAGTGGTAGAAGCCACATTAACCGAAATCTATCTGGAAACAGGAATCGGTTTAACCAGTTATCTTAGGGTAGGGAATAACGTAACAACCAATTACGAAGTAAGCATTGGGGATTTGTATGGGCAAATACCAAAGGAGGCACTAAGAAAAGCATTTCAACTCCTTGATGAGAAAATGAAAGATAAGCTTAAAATAATCTAA
- a CDS encoding D-2-hydroxyacid dehydrogenase, whose translation MKINNILVVSPMYKEIKSLIEKDDIHKDFRYLTEDEMKQEDLLWADAFVSFNVKSSYDFSHIKWVHSLGAGVDRFLFKRDWQEDVLLTRTICSFGQRIAEYCLSYILKDVQLHDHFHALQLKRNWGPITPKLISDQKVMIYGTGEIGQMTAKVLTGLGVDVYGVSLSGKEKDYFKEVMTVDSHFSQINEMNYLINTLPLTEQTENLFSKNIFNRLSSAGFINVGRGATVDEEALLRALYDNHLKFAVLDVFTHEPLPENHRFWNHPNIHITPHISAVTTPEEGVNCFLETLKNIEENKPLDNEVNVKKGY comes from the coding sequence ATGAAGATAAATAATATCCTAGTTGTGAGCCCAATGTACAAAGAGATCAAATCCTTAATAGAAAAAGATGATATTCATAAGGATTTTCGTTATCTTACCGAAGATGAAATGAAGCAGGAGGATTTATTGTGGGCGGATGCGTTTGTTTCTTTTAATGTAAAGTCTTCCTATGATTTCAGTCATATCAAGTGGGTGCACTCGCTTGGTGCAGGTGTGGATCGATTTTTATTTAAGAGGGATTGGCAGGAAGATGTTTTGCTAACACGAACAATCTGTTCTTTTGGACAACGAATTGCTGAATATTGTTTAAGTTACATACTAAAAGATGTCCAGTTGCATGACCACTTTCATGCCTTACAATTGAAAAGAAATTGGGGACCAATCACGCCAAAATTAATAAGTGACCAAAAAGTAATGATTTATGGAACCGGTGAAATTGGTCAAATGACAGCAAAAGTATTAACTGGACTAGGTGTAGATGTCTACGGCGTTTCCTTAAGCGGAAAAGAAAAGGATTATTTTAAAGAAGTGATGACTGTTGATTCTCATTTTTCTCAGATAAATGAAATGAATTATCTCATCAACACCTTACCGTTGACAGAGCAAACGGAAAATCTGTTTTCTAAAAATATTTTTAATCGTTTATCAAGTGCAGGATTCATCAATGTGGGAAGAGGCGCAACTGTTGATGAGGAAGCATTGCTTCGGGCATTGTATGACAACCATCTCAAATTTGCTGTGCTCGATGTTTTTACCCACGAGCCACTTCCAGAGAATCACCGATTTTGGAATCATCCAAACATACATATCACCCCCCATATTTCAGCTGTTACCACACCGGAAGAAGGGGTAAACTGTTTTCTTGAAACGCTAAAAAATATCGAAGAAAATAAACCACTGGATAACGAAGTGAATGTAAAAAAGGGCTATTAA